A DNA window from Candidatus Hydrogenedentota bacterium contains the following coding sequences:
- a CDS encoding type IV pilus twitching motility protein PilT: protein MEFSVKELLGKMIELGASDLHIGVGIPPVVRLSGDLQPLDGYPSLRPEDTQEIIYTVMNEEQIATFEATKECDMSFGIDGLSRFRLNVFRDRGSVVAAFRSIPFEIRSADELGLPRVVQDFAHRPIGLVLVCGPTGSGKSTTLASIIDRINRERSVHIITIEDPIEYLHSHHRSVVNQREVSADTQSFAAALRHVLRQDPDVILIGEMRDPETISAALTVAETGHLAFATLHTNDALQTINRIVDVFPASQQDQIRTQLSFVLEGVVVQQLIPRADGKDRVLALEVMIPNIAIRSLIRSEKLEQIPSMIEIGTSEGMMTMNQSLFRLVRRNIISLEMAFKRSSDPEGLQRLVEKGM, encoded by the coding sequence ATGGAATTCAGTGTGAAAGAGCTGCTCGGGAAGATGATCGAGCTGGGCGCGAGCGACCTTCATATCGGCGTGGGCATCCCACCCGTCGTTCGCCTTTCTGGCGACCTGCAGCCGCTGGATGGCTACCCATCCTTGCGTCCGGAAGATACGCAGGAAATCATCTATACGGTGATGAATGAAGAGCAGATCGCGACGTTCGAGGCGACGAAAGAATGCGATATGTCATTCGGCATCGACGGCCTCAGCCGTTTTCGCTTGAACGTGTTCCGCGACCGCGGCTCCGTTGTGGCGGCTTTTCGCTCGATCCCGTTCGAGATCCGTTCCGCCGACGAGCTGGGTCTGCCGCGCGTCGTGCAGGATTTTGCTCATCGGCCCATTGGCCTCGTGCTTGTCTGCGGCCCCACGGGCAGCGGGAAATCAACGACCCTGGCTTCGATCATCGACCGGATCAACCGCGAACGCAGCGTACACATTATCACCATCGAGGACCCCATCGAATACCTCCATTCCCACCACCGCTCGGTCGTAAACCAGCGGGAAGTAAGTGCGGATACCCAAAGTTTCGCGGCAGCGCTCCGCCACGTGCTCCGTCAGGACCCCGACGTGATTCTCATCGGCGAAATGCGCGATCCCGAGACCATCTCCGCGGCATTGACCGTGGCCGAGACGGGCCATCTGGCCTTCGCCACCCTGCATACCAACGATGCCCTCCAGACCATCAACCGTATCGTCGACGTCTTCCCCGCGAGCCAGCAGGACCAGATCAGGACCCAGCTCTCGTTCGTACTGGAAGGGGTGGTGGTGCAACAGCTCATACCACGCGCCGACGGCAAGGACCGGGTTCTGGCCCTCGAAGTCATGATTCCGAATATCGCCATCCGGTCGCTTATTCGGTCCGAGAAGCTGGAGCAGATCCCCTCGATGATCGAGATCGGCACCTCGGAAGGCATGATGACGATGAATCAGTCGCTCTTCCGCCTGGTCCGCCGAAACATCATCTCGCTCGAGATGGCCTTTAAGCGCAGTTCCGATCCGGAAGGACTTCAACGTCTGGTCGAAAAGGGAATGTGA